A single genomic interval of Hydractinia symbiolongicarpus strain clone_291-10 chromosome 8, HSymV2.1, whole genome shotgun sequence harbors:
- the LOC130654703 gene encoding uncharacterized protein LOC130654703, translating into MEMKSKTNRQTRWVSVDTMLSIVGEFGPFQWLLDGLFCFLIVPRTFQILIMYFAAMNPTWKCVDNSSICLLNGTFSNDDDTRCSMPRSEWEFTEPKEFSIVTQFDIYCDSEWQIYMTTSILFIGWAIGAIVIGWVADNYGRKKILYPCLMTTLLVGLLSAFMPEIYSFVVCRFVIGFFAPGAGVQMFILISEFVGYKYRPMAGILIWFFFTISLCVLGLKAYFIRQWKLLMIVCTAPYLFIIVTYKFVPESVRWLHIQGKLDEAMGIFKRISAWNKKELPEDVSLALPPTISVEHKSSPLDLFRTRRLVILNSIQGFAWMVNAIVYYGISLAANDLSGSLYRDYVLISAVEFPAAVTAIYLCDRIGRKKTVMWFMVCGSVACVVVAAIPDEGDGRVARIILGMLGKFCITLSYDSIYTWSVELFPTSNRAEGMGYLQITSRVGAASSPWVAKGLRTLHKTMPFVVMGSLALVAAGLLSFLPETKGRETTSVDVSNEDVLLEDVSTKSKT; encoded by the coding sequence atggaaatgAAAAGTAAAACCAATCGACAAACACGCTGGGTAAGCGTCGATACGATGTTGTCCATAGTCGGAGAATTCGGTCCATTCCAATGGCTTCTTGATGggctattttgttttttgattgttCCACGTACGTTTCAAATTCTGATCATGTATTTTGCTGCTATGAATCCAACTTGGAAATGTGTTGACAACAGCTCCATTTGTTTACTGAACGGAACTTTTTCCAATGACGATGATACACGATGTAGCATGCCAAGAAGCGAATGGGAATTTACTGAACCGAAGGAATTTTCCATTGTAACCCAGTTTGACATATACTGTGATAGCGAATGGCAAATTTACATGACAACGTCTATCTTATTTATTGGATGGGCGATCGGGGCGATTGTAATAGGTTGGGTGGCAGATAATTATGGACGAAAGAAAATTCTTTACCCTTGCTTAATGACTACGCTCTTAGTGGGACTCCTGTCTGCGTTTATGCCCGAAATTTACTCGTTTGTTGTATGTAGATTCGTCATTGGATTCTTTGCGCCCGGTGCTGGTGTCCAGATGTTTATCTTAATATCAGAATTTGTTGGATATAAGTACCGACCAATGGCGGGAATACTAATTTGGTTTTTTTTTACCATCAGCCTTTGTGTGCTTGGATTAAAAGCTTATTTCATACGACAGTGGAAACTGCTAATGATCGTGTGTACAGCTCCATATCTTTTCATTATAGTAACTTACAAATTTGTACCCGAATCTGTTAGATGGCTTCATATTCAAGGAAAATTAGATGAAGCAATGggcatttttaaaagaatttctgCATGGAACAAAAAAGAACTTCCCGAAGATGTTTCACTAGCTCTGCCTCCAACGATATCAGTGGAACATAAGTCAAGTCCCCTGGATTTATTTCGAACTCGTCGCTTAGTTATTTTAAACAGTATTCAGGGATTTGCTTGGATGGTCAACGCTATAGTGTATTATGGGATATCTCTTGCAGCTAACGATCTCAGTGGATCTTTGTATCGTGATTACGTTCTTATAAGTGCAGTAGAATTTCCAGCAGCCGTGACTGCGATTTATTTATGCGACAGAATAGGTAGAAAAAAAACAGTAATGTGGTTTATGGTGTGCGGAAGTGTTGCATGCGTGGTGGTTGCTGCTATTCCTGATGAAGGGGATGGACGTGTTGCCCGTATCATTTTAGGAATGCTTGGGAAATTCTGCATTACTTTAAGTTATGACTCCATCTACACTTGGTCTGTTGAGTTATTTCCTACCAGCAACCGTGCTGAAGGCATGGGATATTTACAAATTACTAGTAGAGTAGGAGCAGCCAGTTCACCCTGGGTGGCGAAAGGATTGAGAACATTACATAAAACTATGCCTTTCGTAGTGATGGGTTCACTAGCTCTTGTTGCAGCAGGGCTCTTATCGTTCTTGCCAGAGACTAAAGGGCGAGAAACTACAAGTGTGGATGTTTCAAATGAGGATGTATTACTGGAGGATGTGTCAACAAAATCTAAAActtag
- the LOC130655286 gene encoding cubilin-like: protein MSSYADKNKYETNCSDATDFTEIYDGNTTSSRLLQKLCGWRKRTNLLTTQNNVLIHMKTVEKKHRGFLLEVSSVCDQPRFQGFFFFDTEAKP, encoded by the exons atGAGCAGTTACGCTGATAAAAAT AAATACGAAACCAATTGTAGCGATGCAACGGATTTTACTGAAATATATGATGGTAACACAACTTCGAGTCGACTCCTTCAAAAATTATGTGGCTGGAGAAAAAGAACTAACTTGTTAACGACACAGAATAACGTACTGATTCATATGAAAACTGTAGAGAAAAAACATCGTGGCTTCTTGTTAGAGGTAAGTAGTGTTTGtgatcaacctcgtttccaaggctttttcttttttgacacTGAGGCAAAACCATAG